One window from the genome of Ruegeria sp. THAF33 encodes:
- a CDS encoding virB8 family protein has product MKKLVTSSANHDRDAFEADFIYGPRRRERFAWFVAAAGVLVGVAGMVASASLFPLKTTETFVVVVDKETGEMDRVATVQALTLSESDAIIQANLVAYVDDRETYDLTDGEQRINSVLDRSDGDAARTLRDLWSSTNEDYPITVYGRDAKIEVVIKSVNQIERGVAQVRFTRTLRRPRDTRTVTRSYVATVGYDFQPETRQRLQDVWANPLGFVVTSYRVDAETLEN; this is encoded by the coding sequence TTGAAGAAGCTTGTGACAAGTTCCGCGAACCACGACCGCGACGCTTTTGAAGCGGATTTCATCTACGGGCCAAGACGGCGCGAGCGTTTCGCATGGTTTGTCGCGGCCGCGGGCGTGCTGGTCGGCGTCGCCGGTATGGTCGCGAGCGCGAGCCTCTTTCCGCTCAAGACAACCGAAACCTTCGTGGTCGTGGTCGACAAAGAAACCGGCGAGATGGACCGGGTCGCCACCGTCCAGGCGCTGACGCTCTCGGAAAGCGATGCCATCATCCAGGCCAATCTCGTGGCCTATGTCGACGATCGAGAGACCTATGACCTGACCGACGGCGAACAGCGCATCAACTCGGTCCTCGATCGTTCGGACGGCGATGCCGCCCGCACGCTGCGCGATCTCTGGTCCTCCACCAACGAAGACTACCCGATCACCGTCTATGGCCGCGACGCCAAGATCGAGGTTGTCATCAAGTCGGTGAACCAGATCGAGCGCGGCGTGGCCCAAGTCCGCTTCACTCGGACGCTGCGCCGCCCGCGCGACACCCGTACAGTGACGCGCTCTTACGTGGCCACCGTCGGCTACGACTTCCAACCCGAAACCCGCCAGCGCCTTCAGGACGTCTGGGCCAACCCCTTGGGCTTCGTGGTGACCTCCTACCGCGTCGACGCCGAGACCCTGGAGAACTGA
- a CDS encoding TrbG/VirB9 family P-type conjugative transfer protein: MKYLPALLLALALPVAANAEATPQGGSLDIRIRTAVYNENQVYRIETDLRHSTTIHFGAGERFEAVIVGDTESFQVDPIPELGNVLTIKPHVANASTNMTVITNRRTYSFHLREGSIPNRTGMFFEVRFRYPDEERRATGATQPKGFEAPRNYNYRVSGEGDFRPSHIYDDGRYTYFVFPENGRQPALFKADDQGRERTVNWTQQGNTVRVLGVNTYWTLRIGDEAICAARDESAIYVSN, from the coding sequence ATGAAATACCTGCCCGCGCTCCTCCTCGCGCTTGCCCTTCCTGTTGCCGCCAATGCCGAAGCCACGCCGCAAGGCGGGTCGCTCGATATCCGCATCCGCACCGCCGTCTATAACGAAAACCAGGTCTACCGGATCGAGACCGATCTCAGACATTCGACGACGATCCATTTCGGGGCGGGAGAACGCTTCGAGGCGGTGATCGTCGGCGACACCGAGAGCTTCCAGGTCGATCCGATCCCCGAGCTTGGCAATGTGCTGACCATCAAGCCGCATGTGGCCAATGCCTCGACCAACATGACGGTGATCACCAACCGCCGCACCTATTCCTTCCACCTGCGCGAGGGCTCGATCCCGAACCGCACCGGCATGTTCTTCGAGGTGCGCTTCCGCTACCCCGACGAAGAGCGCCGCGCGACGGGTGCCACCCAGCCCAAGGGCTTTGAGGCGCCGCGCAACTACAACTACCGCGTCTCGGGCGAGGGGGATTTCCGCCCCAGCCATATCTATGACGACGGGCGCTATACCTACTTCGTCTTCCCGGAAAATGGCCGCCAGCCCGCCCTCTTCAAGGCCGATGACCAGGGCCGTGAGCGCACCGTCAACTGGACCCAGCAAGGCAACACCGTCCGCGTGCTTGGGGTGAACACCTACTGGACGCTGCGCATTGGCGATGAGGCGATCTGTGCCGCGCGTGACGAGAGCGCGATCTACGTGAGCAACTGA